A segment of the Cololabis saira isolate AMF1-May2022 chromosome 3, fColSai1.1, whole genome shotgun sequence genome:
TGCCGTGAGAGCCGGGCGGTCCCTGTAAGTAAGTCGTCAGGTGCAACAGGGGTTATAGACACCGGGAGAAGCAACGAAGCTAACCCACACAGGCCGGAGGCCGCACGAGGCAATTTATCAAACAACCTGTCACCTCCACACCACCACCAGACATCCGCCCGCGAAACGGAGGCAAATGTCGATGGAACATTCTGTGTATAATTACACCAGGAACTGTTGACGCGTCCTAATTCGAATCCTTTCCCGGCCAGATTGATACACTGAAATTGTCCGGGGGCCACTTCACTTGAAAAGACAGGTTTAACGGGTTCGAGCGGTACCACTGGAAACACCATGTCCCACTGGGAACAGTTTTGGTGGGTGTTGGTGTTATTCATGAGCTCCAGAACACAAGTATACGGGACTGGTGCGGGTACCACTCTTAATAGCGGTCGGGGTCCCAAGCAGACTACGCATGAGCTATCTGTGGTGTTAGCGGCCTGTTCCGTCATTAATAACCAATTATTTTGATGGGCTGACCTCCCTGTATGGATCTTAAACCAATCCTCCTTCTCCGATGTCGACAGAATTTGTGATTTCGGCAAATCCTTGATGCGAGACTCGCTATAGAGGTCCGGGGGGGTGCTAAGCATGGGTACCGTGCCCTTCCTGGTAACTCTAACATCTAACGTCCACCAGGGGTTATAGCCGCGTTTATGCACCCCTATGCTAACTGAGGGTGTGCTAGGTTTCTGATTTGTCGCATTTATGGTCAATGTGAACGTCTTCTGGGGTCGGTGTAACTTAAATTGGATATATCGTAGTGCCTTAGCGCTGGGATTCAGGCCCCATGTAGCGGGCTTACCGTTGTACCACCAAATATTGCCCCAGGGGGACCGACGGTTCGCGTACAGATACCAGGGATCTTTATACATATGCTCCCCGAGCGATGATTTGGCACAACCCTTGGGTACCTGGCTTTTAGGGCACACTTCCGAGTTTACCAACCACGCGGTTGCCAGTTGAAACGAACATGACTTCCCTTCCGGGCAACAGAAAGCTATAATGCCCCTAGTACTCTGACAGTCCTGCTCCGGGGTGGTCGTAGCCTGTGCTATTGCCCCCCACAGTGCTATTATTCTCAAAATTAACATAACGATCTTGCCACGGCAATTCCCCATAATACCACAAAATAAAGGTCACAATTACCCctgaaacaaaaaacacagcaaaaaaacCAACACAACGTCTACTACACATGAAATCACCCTATATCTTACAATGCAGATGTCCTCAGgtcttcttatttctttcttcggGTGTCAGGGGTTAGACTACCCTGACACCTGTTGGACCTGCCcaggggattattctgccccttTGTTGAGGGCTCAGGTcaaatttctgctgcttctgtCTTCGGGCGCCAGGGGTAGACTAGCCTGACGCCTGTAGGACCTGCCcaggggattattctgccccttGCTGAGGGCTCAGGTCTGACGTCCGCAGCTGTGCCAGATCCAGCTGGATCTGGGGTACTGATCTTTGGGGTGGTTCGGTTGGTGTACACTGTGACCAGTGATACCACGTGTCACCCTTCCCGTGGAGTCGAACGGCGTGGGAGGTCCGTTCCGTGATGCGGTGGGGTCCTGTCCACCTTGGCTCCGACCACTTTCTCTTGATGACTCGTAGGAGAACCCACTCTGTCTGTGGGGTCGGTGTCCGCCTGTCCGTGGAGTCCCCGACCTGTTTGGAGTAAGCAGATACCAAACTTTGCAGTTCGGCAAAATAAGCTTTCTGACCAAGTTTGTATTTGTCGGTCTCCGTCAAGTAGGGCGCATTCTGCGGCCCTGGAAACAGTCGTCCGGTCTGTAGTTCATACGGGGTCAGTCCGTGGCCCGTGTTCACCGAGCTCCGTATAGCCATCAACGCCAAGGGCAGCGCATCCACCCATGTCATTTTGGTCTGTGCACAGATTTTTGCCAATTTAGTCTTAATATTTGCGTTCATCCTCTCGACTTTACCTTGGGATTGCGGGTGATATACTGTCCCGAATTTGTGTTTCAAACCCAGCATGCTTTCCACCTCCTCCAGGTCTTTGTTTTTGAAGTGGGTCCCATTATCTGACCTTACTTTTTGTGGAAACCCGTGTCTAGGTATATAATGGTTAATCAGAAATTTAATGACTGATTTGCTGTCTTCTTTGCGAGTGGGTATGGCCTCTGGCCATCCTGTAAATGCATCCACACAAACCAACAGATATCGGTACCCCTGTACCCTGTCAATCATGTCGGTGTAATCAATTATGATTTCTCTCCCGGGCTGCGTGTCTAGGGGAAATTTTCCTGTCTCTGGATGGACCGTTCGTTTTGGATTAAAATCCCTGCATTGTTCACAGGACTGGATCACGTGTTGGGCCATGTCTTTAAGATAAGGATGCCACCATTGTCCTAGGTTTCTCATCATCTGTGCAACTCCCACATGACCCACCCCGTGTGCTTGTTCCAAAAGTTGTTGTCGAATGCCTGGGGGGAGGATTACTCTCCCATCCGGCGCTCTCCAAATGCCTTCATGATCTTTCCCACCTCGGTTTACCCACAATGTTTTTTCCTGCGGGGAAGCTTTTTCTTGCATGATTTTCAGTTGTTCCTGGCCCCATTCATATCTATCTGTTTCTGCCTGCACTATCATTTGTGTGGTATACCCCGCTGCTGTCTTAGCTGCTTCATCTGCTTTCTGATTTCCCAGTGCCACTTTGCCTGCGCTTTTGTCATGTCCTTTGCATTTTATGATCGCTACTTGTGCTGGTAAATGCAGCGCTAGTGCCAAGTccctcatttctttctcataTTTGATTGGCCTGTTGTCTGCTGTTCGAAATCCCGCTCTTTCCCATCTTCCTAGTTCAACTTGTGCCGCCCCTACTGCATATGCAGAATCTGAGTAAATGTTGATTCTCTGATCTGTTCCCCATCTCAAAGCTGCTATTATAGCCAACACTTCTGCTCTCTGGGCTGATTGAGTGCCTTCAATCCTGCTAGCTTCTACCGTTTCCCATGTTCCGTCTTCCTCTTTCACTACCGCGTATGCTGATCGTAACCCTTCGTCCCAGTGTTTAAAACAGCATCCATCTACAAACAAATTAATTGCTTCGTCAAACGGTGTCGCCGCTAAGTCTTCCCTGACTTTGTCGTCACGAACAATTCTTTCCATGCACTTGTGTGGTTCTCCCTCTGTGATATGATCTGCCATGTTGATTCCTTCGTGTGtatatgaaatatttggtgcttCCAGCACTTTACACAACCTTCTTTGTCTTAATGGAGTCATTGTGAACAACGCTGATGTTACATACGCCACCACACTGTGTGTTGTTAGAACTATCAGTGTGTGTCCCATCACGGTGTGGGCCGTTTTCTCTATCAATTTCGCCGTAGCTGCTACATGCTGTGTGCATGTAGGGTGTCGTGTTTCCATGTTGTCCAGAAGGACACTGACATACATGATTACAAACCGCACTCCCCCTTTTTTCTGGAACAGGACACCGTTCGCTGATGATCCTGTTACAGAAACATCCAAATAAAACGGAGACGAGTAATCCGGGGTGGAGAGGTCTGCTGCTGACGATAGCGATTGTTTCAACAGAATAAATGCTCTTTCTGCAGCCTCGGTCCACTCTAAGTGCGCCATTAGGTTCCTCATGCCTAATTGTTTTACCATGTCACGTAATGGTTGGGTGGTGGAGGTATAGTCAGGTATGTACGTCCGACTGTACCCCGTCAGGCCTAAAAAGGACAACATGTCTTTTACAGTCAGGGGTTTGGGgtggtggaggatggaggagcgATGCTCCGGAGAGATGTGCACCCCCTTTTGGGACACCAATCTCCCCAGGAATGAAACCTGTTTTCTAGCACATTGTAATTTTGCTTTGGAGACCTTAAATCCGGCGCGGGCCAAAATTTCCAGCACCGCCCGTGTTGCTGTTAAGCAGTCTTCCGCTGTGGGTGAAGCCAGCAAGAGGTCATCGACATATTGGATCAGAGTGGTGCCTGATGGTAGCGGACAATCCGCCAAGACCTCCTTAAGTACGCCATTAAAAAGTCCGGGAGACAAGGCAAACCCTTGTGGGACTCGAGTGTAGCGGTACTGACAACCCTTATACATGAATGAGAAAATGTCGCGACAGCGGGGATGTAGAGGGAGACAGAAAAATGCATTTGCCAGGTCTATACATGTAAACCAGCTCTGGTCCGGGGTCAAGGTAGACAAAGTTGTGTACGGGTTTGGGACCGGTATGGTTTTAGTAACCAGTCTCGCATTAATTCGCCGCAAGTCATGTGCCATGCGCCATTTACCCGTACCTTTCTTCTCCACAGGAAGAATGGGGGTATTCCACTTGGAAGAGGACAATTCTAACACCCCCGCCTCTAATAAGCCGTGTATAGTGTCTGCAATTCCCTCTACCGCGGCTGGTTTGTGTGGATATTGGGGAACCCATAAGGGGTTGCCATCCGTCAGATCAAATTCAATATCTGGACAAGAGACGGAGCCAACATCCGTAGGGCTGCTAGACCATAAGGAGTCTGGGAGAACTCCGATCAACTCCTCAGTCAATGGGTGGTCTTCAAGCTCGCGTCCATGGTGTCGAGTCACCTGCGAGTGTTGGAGCACAGACTGGTTAACTGTTTTAATTGAAATTGCGTAACCTTCCCCACTAGGGGAATAAAGCACATTAGGCAACCCAGTGGACTGCCAGTCCGTGCTGTTCTGAAGGCGTTTGACCATTGGACCTAAATCTTTAGCCTGATGACCCGGGTGCAAGGCCAATGATACATGAGGGAAAGCTTCATCCGCCATTTCATACCAACTCAGTTGTTCAGTTGTGAGTGCCGCAGAGGCGGCAACGCCTACAGCGGAAATATACATGTGTGTGCACACAATACTCCAACGGTCCCCCTGTATGTTTTGGAAGGCATCGTGGTACCATAGGGTGTCCTGTCTGTCATAAAATAATGTGAGATGTAAGGGATCAGGAGGAGGAACATAAGGACCCAGGGTGTCGATCCAGGGGCGCCACAGTTGATAGACTGTATAGAGACCGGGAGTAGCTGGTGTTTCTGGTTCCAACAAAGCCCAATATATGTCTGCGGCCGGATCTGGCTGAGGGGATAACATGAACTGTCCGCTGGATGGGCAACCCACGCATTGTTGTGCACCTCCGTTGGGAAAGATAAGTGTCAAACCATCGGGACCACACTGAATCGTCACCCCCAATCTGATCAGTAAGTCTCTCCCCATCAGGTTACAAGGAGCTTGTGGTGATACAAGAAATGAATGTTTCAGAGTTTGTAGTCCCACCCTCGTCCTGAGGGGGCGCGTGAATGGTAGAGTCTGTTTATCCCCAGAGAAGCCAGTCACCGTTAATGTACGGCTGGATAGATGAGATTTTGGAACCACCTTTATTGTGGAACAGGTGGCTCCCGTGTCCACCAGGAACCTTTGATGGTCACCGTCCACCTCCATGATCAGCATGGGATCTACCGTAGTTCCCACACTCTGGTCTCTCTGTGGGGCGTGTCACTCCTGCCCCTCCTGGCCCTCCCACTCGTTCCATGCCAGTGCCATCTGGTTGGTTGGGTTGGGGCCTGGCGCGCAATATCCTCCTTGCCCTCTAGGGGGACCCTGACCTCTGCCTCTCCCCCTCTGGGCCTTCAGGGGGCACTCACGGTACCAGTGGCCTCTTTCCAGGCAGAAAGAGCACTGGTCACTGGCTATGACCGGTCTTTGTATGGGACCCCCTCTTCCAGCCCCGGGCCCCCCTCGTCCACCCCTGGGACCCCCTCGTCCACCCCCAGGACCCTGGTCCCCCATCCCTCTCCCTCTGTGTGCGGAATGGTAGTGTAGGGGTTGTGATGCCCAAGGTGGTGGGGAACACGATTCGGGGGTGTGTGGTGCCCAAGGTGGTGGGGAACATgattcgggggggggggtgcctgGGACACTATCAACGCCTTTGATTTGGCTTTACCCTCACTGACCTTGCGCCGGGCCTCCCCCACCTGGAATCTTAAAAGCTGGCTCTGTAATTCTTCAACCTCTTTTTGATGCTTCTCCCCAGCCTCCTGTGCTCTAGTCAGATGATGAACTATATGGTTCTCCCATTTCTGAGAATTGCACCCTGGCAGGTCGGGGTTGTCTTCCATAACTGTTCTAACTGCTTGGGGTATGCCAGCCAAAATGGCTGCCCTAAACCACCCCTCCTGGGTCCCCGCTTGCCCCGGATGATGTCCCGTCTGCTGGACCCACATATCTTTAGCCTTACTCAAAAATTCTCTAGGGTTTTGTTTCCCATCCCAAGTCACTTTCGGCATAGCCATGGTGTTGGGGAGAGGGTATTTGGCTCTTAAGACACCTGAAAGTGTGTTAAGATGTAATGACAACAGGATATCATCCTGTTTTGTTACAGTGCCCGCGGTCATCTCTATGTCCCTTAGATCCCCCGGCGTCACCGCCCTACTCAGTGCGGCCCTCAGGTCTCCCAAAGCCAAGGTTTGCCCCTGTGTATACTGATTAAATTTGCTCAACCACAATCCACCACCCTCATGTATGGGAGGTAATTTATCCACTAAAGCCTGCAAATCGCCGAACTGGAACGGTTTGTACTGTCTATTTTGTCCCGCGGTCATTACGAGAGGGTACATGGAATGTGCCCCACCTTCCTTTCTAACGCGGCGGCTGCTTCTAAGTCGGCTCGCTACCGGACCAGACGAATCGTCATCCGAATCATCGTCCGTGTCAGGATCCAAACAAATAAGGTCATAGTGTTGTCCAGGTTTCTGTTTCAACTGAATGGCCTTCCGCCCCACTGTCACATTCTTTACGATgggggagagaggagagaccagaccagacccctTAACACTATCTGTAAGATCATATTTCTGTCCTGGTTTCTTTTTCAAGTGACAGGCCTTCTGCCCCACTTTCACATTCTTTGCtctgggggagggaggggagtgATCAGAGTCCTTATCACTATCTATAAGATCATATATCTGTCCAGGTTTCTTTTTCAAGTTACAGGCCTTCCGCCCCACTCTCCTATTTTTTAAAATAGGGGAGGGAAGGGAGGACTCGGACTGTAAATCACTCTCTTCGTCAGTGTTTACCACCGTGCCTTGAGCTCTCAGCTTGAACTCAGCCCTCTGTATCCTCCCCTCGTCATCCTCCCATTCTCCGTCCGCTCTTACTTTCACGGTTCTTAAGTTATTTTTTGACCCCGTCGTCTCTCCTGTATGCAGCTGCACTATTGTCTCTATTTGTTTCTTGTTCGTTGTCTTAAGATCATTGTCGGATCTGTGTTCCGGAGTGCTAATCATATGTTGTTGCAAACTATGTTTCCATCTCAGCTTATTCCCTTCTCCCCCGATTTCTCGGGCTATTCTGTCCTGCAATCCCATATCCATGTCTGCACCCCCTTTTTCTTGAGGTGACTGGGTCAGTGGGGGATTCACCACCGGAGGAGAGTGAAGCTCTCCTTTAGACGAAAAGTTTTCCAAGGACTTATTTTTTATATCTAATGTTCCCACTTCAATATTTAAAACCGGATAGAGCCCAGACTCTGATGCCTGAGTCGGCGCATAGGGTGGGGGTGCAGTCCCCTTTTCCTGAGGACTTTTACCGAGTCcctcttcttttttaattagcAAATGCTTAACTCCTTGCCATTTTACACCTCTATTATACCATtttcgtttttctttctttgcatccTCTAATCGTTTCCTCAATTTATACTTCTGTGACCATCCTGCCGTTTTCATTTCCTCCTCTGTCTGGTTCATTTTCTGCTCTATTTTGCCCACACGTTGCCAGAACCAGTTTCTCAGGTTAAACTCATCCGTATCGTTTCCTCCAGTCTGTACCAACATCTGTTGCACGTCATCTTCTAACTCCTTAATGCTTCTTTCGGCATTCTTAGTATTATCCATTACTTTGTACACTTTGCTCAATTCAATCAATTGCTCTCGTATGGATTTCACAGTCAGTTCATCCTGACTCGGAGGGTTTGCATTCATTAATCCCCACACATCATTGTCTCTGTCAAATTCCCCGTCCATGTTttcctgtctgtgtgtgtgtgtgtgtgtgtgttttctaagGGGGCTTTGTTGTGACTCCCTCCTGATCTTGGCACGGCGGTAAAATCCTCGCACGTCCTCACAGTTTATTTCTAgtggcttttgttttgtttttctttttgttttatgttttcttaACTTTTGCTACATGAGCCGGTCTGGAAATATGGCACGATATGTCCCGAGTACCAGACCCAAACAACCCAGGCCGTAAACCTTTGGTTGTAGACACTCAAGTTATAAATCTGTAACTATTCTACTTGAGCCGGTCTGGAAATATGGCACGATATGTCCCGAGTACCAGACCCAAACAACCGAGGCCGTAAACCTTTGGTTGTAGACACTCAAGTTATAAATCTGTAACTATTCTACTTGAGCCGGTCTGGAAATATGGCACGATATGTCCCGAGTACCAGACCCACACAACCGAGGCCGTAAACCTTTGGTTGTAGACACTCAAGTTATAAATCTGTAACTATTCTACTTGAGCCGGTCTGGAAATATGGCACGATATGTCCCGAGTACCAGACCCAAACAACCGAGGCCGTAAACCTTTGGTTGTAGACACTCAAGTTATAAATCTGTAACTATTCTACTTGAGCCGGTCTGGAAATATGGCACGATATGTCCCGAGTACCAGACCCAAACAACCGAGGCCGTAAACCTTTGGTTGTAGACACTCAAGTTATAAATCTGTAACTATTCTACTTGAGCCGGTCTGGAAATATGGCACGATATGTCCCGAGTACCAGACCCACACAACCGAGGCCGTAAACCTTTGGTTGTAGACACTCAAGTTATAAATCTGTAACTATTCTACTTGAGCCGGTCTGGAAATATGGCACGATATGTCCCGAGTACCAGACCCAAACAACCAAGGCCGTAAACCTTTGGTTGTAGACACTCAAGTTATAAATCTGTAATCACGGGTGCAGATGAGTACTTCACTTTCTAACCAGTGCTGGAAAGTTTTTCTTCACCTGCGCTCCGTGCATTCACTCCCCTTGTGTCAATATCTATGTATTAGAATTTCGGTGGTCTCAAACCGTGGACTCTAACCAAGCAAATCCGAAGTGCCCGTCGGTACTACGGTGGGGCAGCCACGCCCGAGACTTTGCGAATGCTTACGGTATTTAACCTTAAAAAAGGGCATAAATCCGAGCAAACACGGGCCTCTAACCCTCTTGGTGGGTAAAACCCACCTTTTGTACACTTCCTCTTAATTTCTATTCCAGTCCTTGTCCccttttttcattaaatttagcagttggGTATTACTAAGACTTTTGGACACATTTCCTTTTAGTGTGTTCAATGCAGATGAAAAGGTCTGCTTACCTTTGTGTGTGCCGGCCAGTGTCCGCGGTCTATTCGTACCCAGCTGTTTTGTCCGAATCACCTTCGCTCGATCCCGGACGACGCCCCCAAATTGTTGTGATCGAAACCTCGGTCACCCCGAATCCGTTGATCGAGCTAGAGATTTAAAGAAAAGACATAAGACTGGGATAAAATCAAGTATAACCTCTGCAGAGGGAGACTCAGCCTGACAGACTCCGCAGCCTGTCCTGTCAATGTCCTGCTGAAATCTGCCCCTCTGTGTGTGAGaccttgtttttattgtctttcaaGTGGGAGGGTATCCCCAATTTTTATTGCTTTACAAAGGGGGAGGAAGACCCCAAGTCTTATCTGATGCTTGATCAGGAACTCTCCTTCCAGAGACAACCcagaacacacacactagtTCATCACATTGACATTAGTTTTAAAGTATATAGGCATATTTAGTTAATCAACATATGCAGTTTATATATGTTCAGTTTCATTATGATTATTAGTTTTAACACATACACAGATTCGATTAGtgagcacatgcagtttacatattcagtgtgGTTATATCAAATTGGCTATATTCAGCATAGTTATATCAATTTTAATTCAacacagcacctgtgtccaactggactctcatcaGTCTGACCagctctgatccagctggacctgaactatgtgattttgtgcttgtgttgttctctcagatgtatgtcgctttggataaaagcgtctgctaaatgagtTCGCAAACTGTATATGTGGAAGCAAAAAGACAGCTGGATTGGAACTTTGGGAACAGAGCAAAGATAACATCTGCATTTATAGATAAGGCTCTAAATTGGTCAGTCTTAAAGTCAGATGATGCTGCAGCTTTAAGAGCTTAGTGAGTAGGggagaagagaagtgaaaatggaggagcatgtgaaagttgtcggtctagtgaatggggaatttacatttctatttaCATTTCTAAGTTTCCAAGTTTAGCCtaccacataaacgcaaagcagCTGATCGCGAGAACAACCACAGCTAACATTAGCAGCAAAGATGCTAGCAATTAATCAAGCCACAGCAACATTCCGCAAACTAAACTGGAGGAGAGCACCCCGCACATGCGCACGTCTGCAACAGAGAGGCTGGccaatgttc
Coding sequences within it:
- the LOC133424175 gene encoding uncharacterized protein LOC133424175 translates to MGDQGPGGGRGGPRGGRGGPGAGRGGPIQRPVIASDQCSFCLERGHWYRECPLKAQRGRGRDIEFDLTDGNPLWVPQYPHKPAAVEGIADTIHGLLEAGVLELSSSKWNTPILPVEKKGTGKWRMAHDLRRINARLVTKTIPVPNPYTTLSTLTPDQSWFTCIDLANAFFCLPLHPRCRDIFSFMYKGCQYRYTRVPQGFALSPGLFNGVLKEVLADCPLPSGTTLIQYVDDLLLASPTAEDCLTATRAVLEILARAGFKVSKAKLQCARKQVSFLGRLVSQKGVHISPEHRSSILHHPKPLTVKDMLSFLGLTGYSRTYIPDYTSTTQPLRDMVKQLGMRNLMAHLEWTEAAERAFILLKQSLSSAADLSTPDYSSPFYLDVSVTGSSANGVLFQKKGGVRFVIMYVSVLLDNMETRHPTCTQHVAATAKLIEKTAHTVMGHTLIVLTTHSVVAYVTSALFTMTPLRQRRLCKVLEAPNISYTHEGINMADHITEGEPHKCMERIVRDDKVREDLAATPFDEAINLFVDGCCFKHWDEGLRSAYAVVKEEDGTWETVEASRIEGTQSAQRAEVLAIIAALRWGTDQRINIYSDSAYAVGAAQVELGRWERAGFRTADNRPIKYEKEMRDLALALHLPAQVAIIKCKGHDKSAGKVALGNQKADEAAKTAAGYTTQMIVQAETDRYEWGQEQLKIMQEKASPQEKTLWVNRGGKDHEGIWRAPDGRVILPPGIRQQLLEQAHGVGHVGVAQMMRNLGQWWHPYLKDMAQHVIQSCEQCRDFNPKRTVHPETGKFPLDTQPGREIIIDYTDMIDRVQGYRYLLVCVDAFTGWPEAIPTRKEDSKSVIKFLINHYIPRHGFPQKVRSDNGTHFKNKDLEEVESMLGLKHKFGTVYHPQSQGKVERMNANIKTKLAKICAQTKMTWVDALPLALMAIRSSVNTGHGLTPYELQTGRLFPGPQNAPYLTETDKYKLGQKAYFAELQSLVSAYSKQVGDSTDRRTPTPQTEWVLLRVIKRKWSEPRWTGPHRITERTSHAVRLHGKGDTWYHWSQCTPTEPPQRSVPQIQLDLAQLRTSDLSPQQGAE